In one window of Miscanthus floridulus cultivar M001 chromosome 12, ASM1932011v1, whole genome shotgun sequence DNA:
- the LOC136497938 gene encoding polyamine oxidase 4 isoform X1, which translates to MDPNGLKTGGLLLPTIERRCTSPPSVIVIGGGISGVAAARALSNSSFKVTVLESRDRIGGRVHTDYSFGCPIDMGASWLHGVCNENSLAPLIGYLGLRLYRTSDDNSVLYDHDLESYALFDKDGNQVPKETVDKVGETFERILEETVKVRDEQEHDMPLLQAISIVFERHPHLKLEGLDDQVLQWCVCRLEAWFAADADEISLKNWDQERVLTGGHGLMVNGYYPVIEALAQGLDIRLNQRVTEITRQYNGVKVTTEDGTSYFADACIISVPLGVLKANIIKFEPELPSWKSSAIANLGVGVENKIAMHFDRVFWPNVEVLGMVGPTPKACGYFLNLHKATGNPVLVYMAAGRFAQEVEKLSDKEAVSLVVSHLKKMLPDATEPTQYLVSRWGSDPNSLGSYSCDLVGKPADVCARFSAPVENLYFAGEAASAEHSGSVHGAYSSGIAAAEECRKRLLTLKGIPDLVQVAAWEEMAGAVAPLQICRT; encoded by the exons ATGGATCCTAATGGCCTCAAAACTGGAG GCCTTTTGCTCCCGACCATTGAGAGGCGGTGCACGTCGCCTCCATCCGTCATTGTCATCGGCGGTGGCATCTCGGGCGTTGCAGCTGCCCGTGCCCTTTCCAATTCTTCATTCAAG GTGACTGTTTTGGAGTCGAGAGATCGTATTGGTGGGCGCGTCCATACTGATTACTCATTTGGATGTCCAATTGATATGGGAGCCTCATG GCTACACGGCGTGTGTAATGAGAATTCATTGGCACCATTGATCGGCTATCTTGGGCTGAGGTTATATCGCACAAGCGATGACAACTCAGTTCTGTATGATCATGATTTAGAAAG CTATGCTCTCTTCGATAAGGATGGTAATCAGGTCCCAAAGGAGACAGTTGATAAAGTTGGAGAAACATTTGAGAGAATTCTTGAAGAG ACGGTTAAAGTGCGTGATGAGCAGGAACATGACATGCCACTGCTACAGGCAATTTCTATTGTGTTTGAGAGGCACCCCCATCTAAA GCTAGAAGGGCTAGATGATCAGGTCTTGCAATGGTGTGTCTGCCGGCTTGAGGCATGGTTTGCTGCAGATGCAGATGAAATATCTCTGAAGAACTGGGATCAG GAGCGTGTTCTTACTGGTGGACATGGACTGATGGTAAATGGATACTATCCTGTTATTGAAGCTCTTGCTCAAGGTCTTGACATCAGGCTTAACCAAAG GGTCACCGAAATTACTCGTCAATACAATGGAGTCAAGGTCACTACTGAAGATGGCACAAGCTACTTCGCTGACGCTTGCATAATCTCTGTGCCACTCGGTGTTCTCAAGGCGAACATAATAAAGTTCGAACCTGAACTGCCCTCATGGAAGAGCTCTGCCATCGCGAACCTCGGCGTCGGTGTTGAGAACAAGATCGCAATGCACTTTGACAGGGTCTTCTGGCCCAATGTTGAGGTGCTGGGAATGGTTGGGCCGACACCTAAAGCGTGTGGGTACTTCCTGAACCTGCACAAAGCCACCGGCAACCCGGTCCTCGTCTACATGGCTGCTGGAAGGTttgcccaggaagtggagaaaCTGTCGGACAAGGAAGCCGTCAGCTTGGTCGTTTCTCACCTGAAGAAGATGCTTCCAGATGCCACTGAACCA ACGCAGTACCTGGTGTCACGCTGGGGCTCCGACCCAAACTCTCTGGGGTCCTACTCGTGCGACCTGGTCGGGAAGCCGGCCGACGTGTGCGCGAGGTTCTCTGCCCCCGTGGAAAACCTGTACTTCGCCGGCGAGGCGGCCAGCGCCGAGCACTCGGGGTCGGTGCATGGCGCGTACTCGTCGGGCATTGCCGCTGCCGAAGAATGCAGGAAGCGCCTCCTGACGCTGAAGGGCATCCCGGACCTGGTCCAGGTcgcggcgtgggaggagatggCCGGAGCTGTGGCTCCCCTGCAGATTTGCAGGACCTGA
- the LOC136497938 gene encoding polyamine oxidase 4 isoform X2 gives MDPNGLKTGGLLLPTIERRCTSPPSVIVIGGGISGVAAARALSNSSFKVTVLESRDRIGGRVHTDYSFGCPIDMGASWLHGVCNENSLAPLIGYLGLRLYRTSDDNSVLYDHDLESYALFDKDGNQVPKETVDKVGETFERILEEERVLTGGHGLMVNGYYPVIEALAQGLDIRLNQRVTEITRQYNGVKVTTEDGTSYFADACIISVPLGVLKANIIKFEPELPSWKSSAIANLGVGVENKIAMHFDRVFWPNVEVLGMVGPTPKACGYFLNLHKATGNPVLVYMAAGRFAQEVEKLSDKEAVSLVVSHLKKMLPDATEPTQYLVSRWGSDPNSLGSYSCDLVGKPADVCARFSAPVENLYFAGEAASAEHSGSVHGAYSSGIAAAEECRKRLLTLKGIPDLVQVAAWEEMAGAVAPLQICRT, from the exons ATGGATCCTAATGGCCTCAAAACTGGAG GCCTTTTGCTCCCGACCATTGAGAGGCGGTGCACGTCGCCTCCATCCGTCATTGTCATCGGCGGTGGCATCTCGGGCGTTGCAGCTGCCCGTGCCCTTTCCAATTCTTCATTCAAG GTGACTGTTTTGGAGTCGAGAGATCGTATTGGTGGGCGCGTCCATACTGATTACTCATTTGGATGTCCAATTGATATGGGAGCCTCATG GCTACACGGCGTGTGTAATGAGAATTCATTGGCACCATTGATCGGCTATCTTGGGCTGAGGTTATATCGCACAAGCGATGACAACTCAGTTCTGTATGATCATGATTTAGAAAG CTATGCTCTCTTCGATAAGGATGGTAATCAGGTCCCAAAGGAGACAGTTGATAAAGTTGGAGAAACATTTGAGAGAATTCTTGAAGAG GAGCGTGTTCTTACTGGTGGACATGGACTGATGGTAAATGGATACTATCCTGTTATTGAAGCTCTTGCTCAAGGTCTTGACATCAGGCTTAACCAAAG GGTCACCGAAATTACTCGTCAATACAATGGAGTCAAGGTCACTACTGAAGATGGCACAAGCTACTTCGCTGACGCTTGCATAATCTCTGTGCCACTCGGTGTTCTCAAGGCGAACATAATAAAGTTCGAACCTGAACTGCCCTCATGGAAGAGCTCTGCCATCGCGAACCTCGGCGTCGGTGTTGAGAACAAGATCGCAATGCACTTTGACAGGGTCTTCTGGCCCAATGTTGAGGTGCTGGGAATGGTTGGGCCGACACCTAAAGCGTGTGGGTACTTCCTGAACCTGCACAAAGCCACCGGCAACCCGGTCCTCGTCTACATGGCTGCTGGAAGGTttgcccaggaagtggagaaaCTGTCGGACAAGGAAGCCGTCAGCTTGGTCGTTTCTCACCTGAAGAAGATGCTTCCAGATGCCACTGAACCA ACGCAGTACCTGGTGTCACGCTGGGGCTCCGACCCAAACTCTCTGGGGTCCTACTCGTGCGACCTGGTCGGGAAGCCGGCCGACGTGTGCGCGAGGTTCTCTGCCCCCGTGGAAAACCTGTACTTCGCCGGCGAGGCGGCCAGCGCCGAGCACTCGGGGTCGGTGCATGGCGCGTACTCGTCGGGCATTGCCGCTGCCGAAGAATGCAGGAAGCGCCTCCTGACGCTGAAGGGCATCCCGGACCTGGTCCAGGTcgcggcgtgggaggagatggCCGGAGCTGTGGCTCCCCTGCAGATTTGCAGGACCTGA